A window of Pseudoliparis swirei isolate HS2019 ecotype Mariana Trench chromosome 13, NWPU_hadal_v1, whole genome shotgun sequence genomic DNA:
caccccggcacgttcgctccgctctgcaacagccaaccgacttgtgactcctgcacctcgagctaatcactcgaaatccagactgtttgctgtcctggctcctcagtggtggaacgagctccccactgacatcaggacagcagaaagtctctacatcttccgtcggagactgaaaacacaccttttccgactatatctggattaaaacacagattagcacttcagtggcacttagatagcacttacttatggtacttttgtagttcgactatgttgaggaaatgttacttcctgtattcttgttgttcttagtttgtactctaggttgaaatgcacttattgtaagtcgctttggataaaagcgtctgctaaatgacatgtaatgtaaatgtaatgtagaaaacccttgaaaaccctttttatgtgagcgcagctgaaaacagttatgctagtgagagaagctataaaactggccttcctttgagccacaagtttgaagaacattaatatttacaataaatatcattatttctaaccttgtcaatgtcttgattatattttctattaattttgcaattcattgagaaataaaagtgtgagttttcatggaaaacacaaaattgtctgggtgaccccaaacttttgaacagtagtgtataaaaacaacaacagtggcaaTGAATTGGAGAAGTTAgtgtagaaagaaagaaagtagcGATAGAGCAGCTAGAGCAAtaccagataaataaataaattctcaATGCGCCGCCGGATCTTTCTTTTACCTCTTTGGCGGTCAGTTGGACCGCGTGTCCGTTTGGATCGTGCCCACGGACcaccgagccgccgccgccgggtgCGACGTGGTCTCCTCGGCGTCCGGCTGCGACGCCTCCGGGCGCGTCAGACAACAGCCACTCCAGCAGAGAGAGGCCCACGTTGAGAGCGGCCGCCTTCGAGGAGCCCCGAGTGTCCAGATCAGAGCCTTTCGCCGCCAGAGCGTCCCTCAGCAACTCTGACGACACCCGAACGCTCGCTGAAtgccgccctctctctctctctctctcccctcctcctccccctcttccgcTGCTAACCCTTCGTGCTCTTAAAAAAGCGTCTACGGCGTCTGTCGCGTTGTGGGATTGCGACGCGGCCTTCCCGTGGGTGCTGATGGGACTACACACCTGCAGGGCGTGCAGCCAGTCCACCGTCAGCGTGCTCAAGGGCAGACTGACGCAACTGATCCGCGGGCCGGGGAGGTGCTCGGCGTCCTCGCCCAGGAGGCCGCCGAGCGAGAAGACGAGCGAGCAGCTCACCGTCACGGGGAAGGACGCTTCGCCCGCAGCTGCTAGAGGCAGCGACGCCTCGAACGTCTCACCTGGAGGCAGACTGTGGAACGGGAAGGAGGCGCTCGAGGAGGAGCTGCGCGTCCCTGCGCCGGGAGGACGGGACAGAGGCAGCACGGCGATGCTCAGCGTCCAGCCGCGCTCCAAGACGTACGGACTTGAATTCTCCAGGACGCACGTCAGGTTCAGGGAGTCTCGTTGGAGTAATCGGCTCCAGCTGGCCGTGGCGCGACATCTGATCGGCTTCTCCTGGCTGGGAAGACGCTCTTCGGTGTTTGTGCCGCCGGCCAGCAGCAGGAAGCTGATGTTGAGCACCTGATTCAGGCGCCTCaggatttgattttgggatttGATGGCAGTTTTCAGCACTGATGCTCTAAAGGGAAGCAAGAAAAATCACATCGATaaatcaacagaaacacaataTTCACGACATTAAAGTGGACGTGTGTCGGGCATACCTTTCACAGACGTCTCCGATAGCGGACAGGAGGTCCCTGACACTGCGGCCCCCCCGTGTGGAAGGCCCCCCGGGCAATCCTGCATCCTCTCTTTCCACAGGTACGGTAATCCTCTGGAGCTGCCCTCTAACCGACAGTCCCAGCAGCTGAACTTCCCCTGAAAGCAATTAACAACAAAATATACAAGTTTAGTCTCAAGAATTTCAGTGTGGCGAGTAAAATGGGGAAAGGAGGATCACGGCCTGCTGGTCGACTTGAAGCGAGACAGCTCCTCTTCGCTCGGCCCGCTTACCTGCAGTGTTGCGTGTCGGCTCAGCCAAGGCGACGACTCTGCACACGTTCAAGCTGGCGGGGCTTCGGAGGGCGGCGGCCACGCCGGATGTCTCTACGTCGCCTCCGTGGCCGTCCCTCTCCGACGAGACCTCCGATAGATCCAGCGCCAGCAGGTCGGACCCGGTGCTGTAGTACAGACGCGTTGCATCCACACAGCCACACATCACAGGCCCCTGTACGCACCCCTCAATAAAAACGGTTCTGTtgccccctcctcccttctctgatTTTATCAACACAACTCTCCCTCGTTCACCCACCGCCACCAAACACCGCGCATGTCCCGGACCAGCGTCCGTGGCACCGCCGGACACTCCGATAAACGCGACGGGCTGCTCGAGGCTGTGGAGGACTTTGAGCCGCGGCGCTGGGGGCCGCagagggaggaaacacaggCAGCCGTCCGGCAGGCCGCAAAGGACGACGGGCGACTTGGCGAGGGCGGCGTCGATCCCAAACAGAAGTTTGAAGAGGACCGGCTCGAGGCACAAGTGGCCGTCGCCGCCTACGCCGCTTACTTCCGGCGTGGACGGGGGAGATGGCGGCGCTGCAACAGCACTGGAATGGACGCAAATCAGCAGAGGCCTCCTTCTCATGCCCGTCTTTCCCGCGGTGTCGCCTGAGACAAGCGGTAGACTGAGTGAACGCAGCATCTCGTAGTTTGAGGATCTGTAAAGAGTCAAGATCCAGGACGCGTCTCTCTGagatagagtcaggaggacgGAGCCGACGAGGAGCAGCGATAACACGCCTTCTTCTGGAACCGCGAGAAACTCAGGGGACATTTTCACTTCAGCTGGACTGGAGGACGCGTCAGCCGG
This region includes:
- the faap100 gene encoding Fanconi anemia core complex-associated protein 100; translation: MEGRCAVETWAEFGCSGSSRTPRLKCSFGTDVFLCTGNDQIYVFSSQERKLTAVIECPGPVTDILQSHDQQFLYVACSSGVYCVGSQFLSSRAPSSPADASSSPAEVKMSPEFLAVPEEGVLSLLLVGSVLLTLSQRDASWILTLYRSSNYEMLRSLSLPLVSGDTAGKTGMRRRPLLICVHSSAVAAPPSPPSTPEVSGVGGDGHLCLEPVLFKLLFGIDAALAKSPVVLCGLPDGCLCFLPLRPPAPRLKVLHSLEQPVAFIGVSGGATDAGPGHARCLVAVGERGRVVLIKSEKGGGGNRTVFIEGCVQGPVMCGCVDATRLYYSTGSDLLALDLSEVSSERDGHGGDVETSGVAAALRSPASLNVCRVVALAEPTRNTAGEVQLLGLSVRGQLQRITVPVEREDAGLPGGPSTRGGRSVRDLLSAIGDVCERASVLKTAIKSQNQILRRLNQVLNISFLLLAGGTNTEERLPSQEKPIRCRATASWSRLLQRDSLNLTCVLENSSPYVLERGWTLSIAVLPLSRPPGAGTRSSSSSASFPFHSLPPGETFEASLPLAAAGEASFPVTVSCSLVFSLGGLLGEDAEHLPGPRISCVSLPLSTLTVDWLHALQVCSPISTHGKAASQSHNATDAVDAFLRARRVSSGRGGGGGERERERGRHSASVRVSSELLRDALAAKGSDLDTRGSSKAAALNVGLSLLEWLLSDAPGGVAAGRRGDHVAPGGGGSVVRGHDPNGHAVQLTAKEVNVGEESTAKGEEPLRAVEVLVESSSLAAVCGLHHALLRRIQALLHTAPERAASPKRIQSLRLREALQRAERLLQQIRQSRISGAFGGGVSTGPMTQSLLSVYQELRENPLLIM